The window CCCCCTTACCGTCATATACATGAGCTTAAGCCTCTCCGGATCTTTTTCCTCACCCAGCCAAGAGCAGCCCCTGGTTTCAGGCTGGCTCAGTGCAGTGTGTGCCCATGCCAAGTGCTGGCTGGGACAGATCCTCACCCTAAGACAAGGTGATTGCAGGTGATTTTTAAGCTCGCTCTCAGCcccatttcttctgctgcacCAGGCTGTATTTACACACCAAAGCACCTGGCTTCATGGCACTGGCACGGTGGGCAGCATAGCCCTGGCCACAAGCACCACCTTCAACAGTCCTTACCCAAGGTTTATGAGCAATAACTACTTCCCATGCCTCACCCACCATGTGGACACGGTGATTGTAGCTTCACATGCCCGTCAGCAAAACCCTTGTGTCGGGGTAAAAATTGAAATAGGATGATGGAAGACAGGTGAGGAGACCCAGGCCAGTGGAGACCCCTGACAGCTTAAATTCACCTGTGGCTCGACAAACACCATGCGGTGAGTCACCCTCAGATGGaagctgtgctttttaaagtgcTGGTTATTTCAGAGCAAAGCACCCCAAAAATAGCAGAGCAGAtgacagaataaagaaaaaaaattcctttaacTGGTACAGGGTGAtgccccatccccagctccGTGCTTTGGTGGCTGTGGCATCTAAGGAATGATGTGACCATTTCCAGGGGGCAGGGAAGCATGTAGTCACCAGAAGAGCAGCCAGGAGGGAAAGACAGACATGCTTGGTATACTCATCAAGACAGAGGGTTGGGCTGGCAGGAGAACCCAGGAGCTGTGGGTTAGTCCAGCTGCACACCGATCTTGGTTTCTTCTGTGTGATTCTTTTGCAGTCAGGTATCCAACACTGTATGGCAGCTCTCTGGACTCTAAAGTCCTAGTGTCTGTGAAATCCCAGCACAGGATGCTTTCAACTATGGAGATAGGACCAAAGCCATTGTACCAGTGACACCCTTGCCTTGTGGGTGGCTGTGCTCCAGTCCCCTGGCTCACAGTCACCACCTCTTCACAGTGCTCATTTCTGCCCACAGACCAACCAAGCTGGCCTCATAGCAGGTGAGAACCAGACTCGGGTGACAGAGTTCATGCTCCTGAGCTTTTCCCATGGCCAGCCCTtcctctttgttcttttcctggCCATTTacctggccacactgctggggaacTCTGCGATGCTCGCCCTTGTGTCCCTGGATCCCCACCTCCACAGTCCCATGTACTTCTTCCTCGGTCAGCTGTCCTGCTTGGACATGTGCTACTCATCAGTGACAGTGCCCAAGATCCTGGCAAACACCCTGCGCCCGCAGGCGACCATCTCCTACTGCGGGTGCCTGGCACAGATGTTCTTCCTGATGGCGTGCGCGGGGGCCGAGTGTGCGTTCCTGGCTGTCATGGCCTACGACCGCTACGCAGCCATatgccagcccctgcactacACCCATGCCATGAGCTGGGGTGTCTGTGTGGTGGCAGCCACCGGCTGCTGGCTCTGGGGGATGCTGGACTCAGCTGTGCACACCCTCCTGGCCTCCAGACTCtccttctgcagggctgcccgGCTCCAGCACATCTTCTGCGACGTCCCCCCACTGCTGAAGGCTGCGTGCAGTAACACCCGCCCCAGTGAAGTGGCACTCCATGTTGCCAGCATCTTTGTGGGCCTCAGCCCCTTCCTGCTCATCATTGTCTCCTACCTCCGCATCCTGGTCACCATCCTCAGGATGCCCATGGCCACCAGCCGGCACAAGGCCTTCTCCACATGCTCTGCCCATCTGCTCGTGATCACCCTGTACTTTGTGACGGCCAACCTGAACTACAACCGGCCCAGCTCCGGCTACTCGCCGGCAGCCGACACGCTGGTCTCTGCACTGTACTGCATCGTCACCCCCATGCTGAACCCCCTCATCTACAGCCTCCGCAACCGGGAGGTGCGGGGGGCCCTGCGGAAGGCTGTGCGGGGTTGGGGTGCGCCGGGCTCCTCAAGCAGCAACGCGTGAGCAATACCAGGGCTGCAACAGTGCTGGGGTGACCCTGGTGCAGCACCGCCTGTCTGTGGGAAACCtttgacagcagcagtgggctcagggctccctgcccaggcagggatGACACTGCCATCACTTGTCTGACCCTCAGCACATCGCTGAtggcagaacagaaaaatccagTTGGGAAGAAGGCTACAGTTCCAGGATTAtgtctttattttgcaagtgtCATGTGCTGAGCTCAGCACAGGACCAGCTGCGGCTATGCTGCCACCAGGGCATGCTGTAAAAGGCAATTTCACATGGCACCAGACACGTGCTGGCCCCGAGCAAGGCTCTGGGCTCTGCCTTGGGGCTGCCCAAGGTGCTGAGCCAGGCCCTGCATGGGACAAGGGGCAGCGTCTTGCACTGAAAAATCTGGCCACTGCAGAGGGGCTGTCACACCATCCTCCTCCTACACATGCTTTGGCACCGAGTCTGATGTCTGCTGGGTTTCTCCAGGCTGCCATGAAAGCTCTGTAGCAT of the Falco cherrug isolate bFalChe1 chromosome 5, bFalChe1.pri, whole genome shotgun sequence genome contains:
- the LOC102052000 gene encoding olfactory receptor 1F1-like; translation: MRQTNQAGLIAGENQTRVTEFMLLSFSHGQPFLFVLFLAIYLATLLGNSAMLALVSLDPHLHSPMYFFLGQLSCLDMCYSSVTVPKILANTLRPQATISYCGCLAQMFFLMACAGAECAFLAVMAYDRYAAICQPLHYTHAMSWGVCVVAATGCWLWGMLDSAVHTLLASRLSFCRAARLQHIFCDVPPLLKAACSNTRPSEVALHVASIFVGLSPFLLIIVSYLRILVTILRMPMATSRHKAFSTCSAHLLVITLYFVTANLNYNRPSSGYSPAADTLVSALYCIVTPMLNPLIYSLRNREVRGALRKAVRGWGAPGSSSSNA